The sequence TTTCTCGGAATGACAGAAGTATTTCAGTGATAAATAGGCGTTGATTACTATGTTGAACGTCATCTAAAAAATattcttgcttttttttttaaccaaaaaaACGTCAATGTCAGGCGAGTAATGCAGTCTACATCTTTAAATGCTGTTTCTTTAACCAACGTCCCACCCCATCAATTGCCATTAATTAATCCATCCGAGTGAATGATTCATTCGTCCCAGAGTCGTGAGTAACTGTGCGGTTCTGGTGTCTGCGCCCCCCCGCAGGCCAACGCGGACCCCTCGGTTATCGGCTCCATGCACAAGCTGTCCCGCCGCATCGCCATAGCCCTGCAGCACGAGGAGCGGCGCTGCCAGTACCTGACCCGCGAGGCCAAGCTGATGCTGGCGGTGCAGGACGAGATCACCAACATCACAGAGAGTGAGGCCTCCTACACCTCTTTAAACCGTTTGTATTAGAGGTGTCAAAAATAAGGCCCACGGGCCAAATCCGGCTCATTTTATTTTGCCCGCGAGAGCTTCAAATGAATTAGCAAATCTTCAACAAAAAAGGAACAGTTACATTTATATAGTCTTACGGTTACAACCATCTATTTTGAGGGCAAACATAATGCTTATGTGGCCCGGcgtgaaaatatgttttacacCCCTGGTTAATATCATTGTTTAAAGCTGCACCATGTTGCTTTTCCAATGCAGCTTTTGACTCTGTTAAGAAATATCTGAATTAAATGTTTCTCAGGAACAACACGTGCCCAATCACGAGTCATCCATCCAGGgaatttgtgttagtgtgtctgctTGTAGTGTAGCCACAACTCAAGCCACTAGAAACTGCTAACCAGGAAACTGACATAGTGCAGGCCACATTTTTGGGTGACAATGAAAAATGTAACTTGTGATTGTACATTTCAgcttaaatgtgtttttattttgtgttgttttgataCCAGCTGATGAAAGCCCCCAGTCTCCTTTCCGGCAAATTCTTCCTAAATGTAAGCTGGCCCGGGATCTGAAGGAGGCTTATGACAGGTGTTGGACATTTGTATTTTTCGCACCTCTTTGCATTCGTATAACGATGTTCAACAAAGGTTGTTGTAATGGCATTTGTGTTTGTAGGATTTATTGTGCATAATTGTTTTGAACAAAATGTTTTGATAATGAAATGGAAAATTCCTATTTATTAAACCCTTGGGGAAATTGACAAACGGCTGCATATAAGTACATAATCTCTGCAGACTTTGAATCTAACAGAAACATATTTTTATACAAGCACATCTATATGGTGTTTGCAAGGAAGTCACTTATCGAGGCACCACCCATAAAGTACATTTTGGGTAACGCCTCAGCTACTTGGTCTTATCAGCGTTGCAGAGGGTCTTCAGCTGACAAGTTGCCAGCCTGAATGATACTGCACATCACGACGCTGCCCCTTAGACTGAAGCTATTCTGAACCTTCTTGAAACCACATGTTTAATGATTGGAATTAAATCATAGACctttatctctctatctcaaCGTAATAACATAATTCATGTCCCTGTTCggaaatcaatatgaaaaaaggTTAAACAAACTTgcccttgtttttttaatacattgttTTTATCTTCTAAATTGTTTCTCTGTATTCGTTGTATATATCATGAACAATTCTCACCCGATTAACCGATCACGGATCTTTCTTGTAGTCTTTGCACCACCGGAGTAGTGAGACTACACATCAACGATTGGCTGGAAGTGAGCTTCTGTTTACCTCATAAGATCCACCGGATTGGAGGCAATTACATTCACCCAGAAGCGTTGGAACAAAGTCTCAAAGCAATAAGGTTTGTCATTTGTTTCGATGTATAGTTTTTTATCGTAATGTGAAGGGTGTAATTTCTGTTGCATCAATATTTTGGAAGAAGTCGAGTTTGGTCTTCATAGACACCTGACATAAAAGGCACTACTTGTGTTACACTGAGAATGACCACAGTTTGATTCCAACTGAGAGAAGAGAGATTTAGTGTCTGCAACAGCGCCCCCCATTGGTAACTTTAATTAtacaatatacttttttttaaaaacaatttaGCACATATCACACACATACTCCTAAACACAGCCACATAACTTCACTCGAAACAGCAGGGGCAATATAACTAAATGTGTCCAcaggaaagaaaataaaagggaagggaagaaaaaacaagaaaagTAATATGAGTAAAATGTAAGCACAATCGGTATACAATATCAATCATTATACAGCTgaaattatctatatatattttttctttttattattaagATCATTTCAGGAATTCCCACAATTGATTTGTTattctgttttaatgtgtgtgtgtgtgtgtgtgtggtttccagGCCGTACCACGCTCTGTTGCTGCTGGACAGCGAGAAGGCcctgttaaaccagctacctctGGACTGCTCCCCTGCTGTGGTTCGCCTCATTAAGACCTGCTCACCCGTCAAGAACCTGCAGCAGCTTGCCCAGGACGCCGACCTAGCCTTGCTTCAGGTACAGCACAGCGCGACTTCGCCAATGTTAACAACACGGTTGTTAACAGTGCAATGGTACTTTTCATGCTATGAAAGGGGAAGCTCTCATGACACCTTCTGGTGAGGGAAAGGATTGCAGcttataaataaacatgatgGCTGCAGCGGTTGAAAGCTTTTGCGTTGAACAAAAATGTGGCTCATGTTTCATGAATgaaatatgatataatatttatgtgaagtatatgtgtgtgtgtgtgtgtgtgtgtgtatgtatgtatgtatatatgtgtgtgtgtgtgtgtgtgtatatatatatatatgtatatgtgtgtgtgtgtgtgtgtatatatatatcggtatatatatatatatatatatatcggtgtatatatatatatatatatatatatcggtatatatatatatatatatatcggtatatcggtatatatatatatatatatatatatatatatatatatatatatatatatatatatatatatatatatatatatatatatatatatatatatatatatatatatatatatatatatatatatatatatatatatatatatatatatatatatatatatatatatatatatatatatatatatatatatatatagcagttTTTTTTTGATGTCTATATATTGATCCCCAACGTCTCAAAATCGTATTTGAGTAATTTTAGCAGATATGAAGAGTACATATAATTGTCTGTGTTGTATCGCCATCTAGTGGACAATATTCATATAGCTCAGACACAATTTTGTTGCACAAGGTTAGGTTTCGCAATTACTTGCCCAAGTGGCGGTAATGTATAACTAGGTATaatctaaaaaatatattatgctGTACATATACACATTTAATCAATATGCACCTTTTTAATTAATTCATACTTTGTATATTTCAGATATTTCAAATTGCTTCACACTTGGTATACTGGGGCAAAGCCATCATCATCTACCCATTGTGTGAAAATAACGTCTACATGCTGTCCCCGCATGCTGACATCTGCCTGTAAGTGACCCTACGCGCTCCCACCTCCCTATTAGCCCAGGTGCATTACTACAGACacgttaaagctagggtaggcaatttattttgtaagtatatatttttctcatATTGGTTGACATTGCCGTCATTAAACAATACCTGAGTCTTCCACCAGGTGAGGCAGACATGTTGCCGAAGCTAGCAAACTAGTCGTTTGTTTTGTTGGAGTGACCTTGGAGGGAGGCATGGAGGAAGGGGTGGGATTTGTTTTCGGTTGACAACATTCCAAATCTGgttactctggctggtttctacAAAAGCTGTATATGTCGTGTATTTGTGTCTTCCCTCTTGTTTAGTTGTTCAATGGATTTCGGTCAGGGTTAAGTTGTTAATAAGGCAGGAGTTTACACTGGCTTATTTGGTCGGATAGCGATTTCCATAAACAATTTCAAATTGAAATTCCATCTCTGCTAAACGTCAAGAATCATTGCAATGTGTGCGGGCTGAATGAGCTCTTATCTCAGGTGAGCAGTTTGTAAGGAGGTAAACTGGACTATATGTGTGGCACATTGTGTAGGTACTCCCCGCTGGCCCAGTTGTTTGCTGAACAGTACCCCAATCACGACCTGCCGTCCGTTCTGGCCAAATTCTCCCTGCCCTACTCACTAGCAGAGTTCAGAAACCCTCTGGAGGCCCCTGTGCATGAGgtaggacggacacacacacacacacacacatacacatacacatacacacacacacactgggacttGTGTGCTGTTGTGCTGCCTCTTGCGCATTGCTTATGAATTATTAACGGGTCCTGCAGATGGTTAATCTCCAGCCTCATCTGAAATCTGCGTCattcattataaaaaaaaaagttttcctgCGACTATCCGTCTCCGATCTTTTGGGGACTATTTCAGAGGAGTTGTTTCTAATCATCCTGCTGTGTTCCCCAGGCCCAGCTGATCCAGATGGTGGTGTGGATGCTTCAGCGGCGCCTGCTGATCCAGCTGCACACCTACGTCTGCCTGCTGGTGGCGCCCAGCGAAGACGAGCCCGGCAAGGAGCAGgagccccccctggtggccagGGTGGGGGGCCGCAGCCTCAGCACCCCCAGCGCACTCAGCTTTGGGTCCCCGAGTACGTCGCGCGGCTTCGACCTCCGAGCGTTTCGGACTCCGACCCCTGACCTCTTCGCCCCGTTAGACCATGTCCAAAATTGTGTTGGACCGCTAGTCATTGAATGTCTATGATAAGTAAACTCTGGATACCTTCTGGACACCTATGATGGACCAGTAATCATTGTGTGTCCCTAATATTTAAGCTCCAGACACGTTCTAGGTTCTTGTTTTTTGCATCTCTGACCTCCACAAGAACAGTCCAGACGTATCTCTCTGATCATTCAATgtctagtctcacaaatcagacattGGATTTAATGACTTAACTCTGAAGGCCAGTGCAGGCAGACCTGCGTGAATGGGGTGTTTTCAATTTGCTGTTTCATATTTCTTTCAACCAATAACGTGGCTGGAGACGGGGATCTGTCACTGCATAATTGGTGAACATGAACTCACCCACCAATAGTAAACTGTCAAAACGTGTCTACGATTTTAAATCTGTGTAGACGTGGCTGGTGTAGAAATACAGTGAAAGCTTCATCGACTAGTATCAATTAGGATTTTTCTGTAGAACAAAACATGGAACTAGGGTTAGTAACTGTGCCCCTTGTAGTTTTGGGTTTCTGGCCATATCCTGTACCGTCCCCGAGAAGCCGAGGCTCTGTGATGGCTCTCCAAAGATGTCCCGTTTTGGACTGCTGGTTTGTGACGTGAATCTCTGACCTCTCCCCGAAACAGTCCACTCAAATGTGTTTTTGCGGTGACCCCAACCgctacatccccccccctctcgccctccctctgtTTGTCCTGCGTGCAGCCAGCAGCGATGACATGACACTGACGAGCCCCAGCATGGAGAACTCGAGCGCCGAGCTGCTGCCCGGGGGGGAGTCCCCCATGAACAAGAGGATGACCGAGACGCTGCTGGCCAGCCTGACGGAGCACGAGAGGCAGGTGATCCTCAGCATCCCGGCCGCACAGAACCAGGAGGACCTCCGCCTGTTCGCCAGGTAACCCACACCAAGGGGCTCCCCAACAGCCCTCCTAATaccaaggaccccccccccccccccttggccGTGTAGACGGAAGCGCTACGGCGGAGCAtattcaagttttccactctggagggtggtttcagatttttgcgtttttaagccccaaaaaacgccgtcaccgtctaaacgaaaggcacttccgatgaaatattttgttgtttgtaaCCCGCACGCGTCCTCGAGTAAACGGGGCCCAAGTTGATTCCGCTGAAAACGAATGTAGGTACATAGGACAAATCTGCCTATAGCCAGGTAGTGTCAAATCTTATTTATACACCGTGTGCTATAGAGTTTGACGGTAGTTAAACAGTTCCCCACTGGTATAACGAGACCCCACTTCGTCTTGAATGTTGAATGTCTGTGCTCAGTTTGTCATCGTATCCTTAAAGTGACACTGTTGGCTTCAAATTAATTCCTCGGCGAGGCAAACCTTTCCCTAACCCCACCCGACGTGTGTCCTCCCGTCACGTGTTTCCTGTGGAGCGCAGGCTGCTGCACTACTTTCGAGGTCACCACCATCTGGAGGAGATCATGTACAACGAGAACATGCGCCGCTCGCAGCTCAAGACGCTGTTCGACAAATTCCGCAGCGTGCTTGTTGTCACCAACCACGAGGACCCCATCGTGTCCATCTTCCAGTCCCCCACGGAGGCCACAGCGTGAAGGGGAACCCGGTCTGCCACACTGGTAGCAGGCTCTGCTTCTGGAACATCTCCATCAACGAGAGACGACTACGCACAACAATGTGTCAAAACTTTTGCCTTCCGGGGAATGACAGATTATTAATGTGTTGACGtgaataaattattttataCATATTACTTGAATCGTGTTTTGAAACTTGGCTGGATCTAAACGCAGATGTTTGAGTGTTTAGTTGTAACAAGAACACCGCAGGGGCACTTTCTGTGAAGATCTTTCCCGGGCCTCTAAAGCTGCCATCCCAGAGCGATcccaggaggggtgggggtaagCGGAGGAAGAGAAAAGCTCCACATCAAACATGATGTTGCAGCGTTTGGGAGCAGTGAGTAAGTTCAAACATCTGTGAAATAAATttgttaacaaaacaaatacaagtgcaaaaacagATTAGAAAGCAAATTGAATATGAACGCTTTTCTGAATGAAGCTTTCTATTAACATAAAGACCACATAACGTTTTtacattgtattttatatattgatATGTACATACAAAACACTTGAATATGCGTCTTTGAATTTCTCTAACAGACAACAGTTCAGATGTGTCGGGATTGATTTGTATACAAATGACCCAAAAATAGAATGAATCTGCATCCTCCCAAGTTGTACAAAATGATGTATTTCTCCCGGGAGAAAATACAAAAAGTTCCGAACCACGTGGCATCCGACTGCACAATCCATTACGGTGCACAGGCGGCAAACCAATCAAGCCCACAGCTTGCCTTCATAACTTGTGGAGAGAAACCCTGCTGattgtctttctccctcttccccaCCCCTAGCCTAAATCATTCATTATGGCCCCCGTCGAGAGCGAGTCTCTCCGCCGCCCGGTCCACCACGCTCACACACTGGTTTCCCAGGAGGTAAAAGCGCAAAGGTTTCTTCGCCCACTCCCCGTGGGACTCTATCCCGACCCTGgacgccgccaccaccaccaccaccaccaccaccacccccctatCCCCAGCCTCCGCAGTCTTCGCGAAGCCCGGGTCATCGCTCTCCGTCTCCAGCCACACGTCGGGGTCTCGGGCCAGGTCCCGCCGGTCGAAGAGGCGGGGTATGTCCAGGGCCTGGCACAGCTTGGCGGGGCCGTTGCacagctccttctccttcagGGGCCGGGCCGTAGCCTTGCGTCTGGCCTGCGCCCGCAGCTGCCTCATGACGGGCTGACCCTGCAGGGGCTCGAGGGAGCGCAGGAGCACTGCGGCGCCCTCCCCtggaaccccacacacacacacacacacacacacacacacacacacacacacacacacacacacacacacacaatgtatgtcAGTCAGCAGGGCTCCGCTCTGTCTCCTTCCTGGTAGCCCATAAATGCCAGAAGTAGGTTGAAAATCGAGTTTGTGCCAAAAACTAGAAGATTTAAAAACACACCAAACCACTTAAGACACTTTTCTTTTTGAGTCATAATCACAGGCAGCCGCACATGAAGGTGAATGCGGCTACACAGCTTTAGGAATGTATTTTTAATGAGGCGAAGAGAACAAACCCACTCaaacagtgtgagtgtggcagtGAGTTAAAATGTAAGGACCTGCCTATACTTCCAAGGGAAGGGCTGCTTATGTTGTTACCTTGACTGGATACGTTCATGCAGAGGTACATGCCATAGATGGAATAAACATAGATTGTTCCTGGCTTCATGAACATGgctgtgttcctctctgtaCGTTTGCCGCCTGCTGAGTGAGAGGCTTTATCTTCGCCCCCAAGGTATGCCTCAGTTTCCACCACCCTCCCACGTAACTCGCTGCCATCTGCACACCGCCGCACCAACACCTGGTAACAGAACAAC comes from Gadus macrocephalus chromosome 2, ASM3116895v1 and encodes:
- the nprl3 gene encoding GATOR complex protein NPRL3 isoform X1, giving the protein MYNNTELLEEQKSMDRSGDPSSPISVILVSSGSRGNKLLFRYPFQRLAECPSSPAKQRSPYALVNTTGDVLEDQDGDSREQTPLTDEQLVSGFSDIILATILATKSDICGKKFELKIDNVRFVGHPTLLQHPHVIQVSKSDPSPKREMPTMILFSVVFALRANADPSVIGSMHKLSRRIAIALQHEERRCQYLTREAKLMLAVQDEITNITETDESPQSPFRQILPKCKLARDLKEAYDSLCTTGVVRLHINDWLEVSFCLPHKIHRIGGNYIHPEALEQSLKAIRPYHALLLLDSEKALLNQLPLDCSPAVVRLIKTCSPVKNLQQLAQDADLALLQIFQIASHLVYWGKAIIIYPLCENNVYMLSPHADICLYSPLAQLFAEQYPNHDLPSVLAKFSLPYSLAEFRNPLEAPVHEAQLIQMVVWMLQRRLLIQLHTYVCLLVAPSEDEPGKEQEPPLVARVGGRSLSTPSALSFGSPTSSDDMTLTSPSMENSSAELLPGGESPMNKRMTETLLASLTEHERQVILSIPAAQNQEDLRLFARLLHYFRGHHHLEEIMYNENMRRSQLKTLFDKFRSVLVVTNHEDPIVSIFQSPTEATA
- the mpg gene encoding DNA-3-methyladenine glycosylase isoform X1, which translates into the protein MEGRKRKMPSAASSPKRTDTKNNIQVPSSHLNSITCENNEATSRKERSCYFKGDRNESRLGENFFNQPCIALAKALLGKVLVRRCADGSELRGRVVETEAYLGGEDKASHSAGGKRTERNTAMFMKPGTIYVYSIYGMYLCMNVSSQGEGAAVLLRSLEPLQGQPVMRQLRAQARRKATARPLKEKELCNGPAKLCQALDIPRLFDRRDLARDPDVWLETESDDPGFAKTAEAGDRGVVVVVVVVVAASRVGIESHGEWAKKPLRFYLLGNQCVSVVDRAAERLALDGGHNE
- the nprl3 gene encoding GATOR complex protein NPRL3 isoform X2, which gives rise to MYNNTELLEEQKSMDRSGDPSSPISVILVSSGSRGNKLLFRYPFQRLAECPSSPAKQRSPYALVNTTGDVLEDQDGDSRFSDIILATILATKSDICGKKFELKIDNVRFVGHPTLLQHPHVIQVSKSDPSPKREMPTMILFSVVFALRANADPSVIGSMHKLSRRIAIALQHEERRCQYLTREAKLMLAVQDEITNITETDESPQSPFRQILPKCKLARDLKEAYDSLCTTGVVRLHINDWLEVSFCLPHKIHRIGGNYIHPEALEQSLKAIRPYHALLLLDSEKALLNQLPLDCSPAVVRLIKTCSPVKNLQQLAQDADLALLQIFQIASHLVYWGKAIIIYPLCENNVYMLSPHADICLYSPLAQLFAEQYPNHDLPSVLAKFSLPYSLAEFRNPLEAPVHEAQLIQMVVWMLQRRLLIQLHTYVCLLVAPSEDEPGKEQEPPLVARVGGRSLSTPSALSFGSPTSSDDMTLTSPSMENSSAELLPGGESPMNKRMTETLLASLTEHERQVILSIPAAQNQEDLRLFARLLHYFRGHHHLEEIMYNENMRRSQLKTLFDKFRSVLVVTNHEDPIVSIFQSPTEATA
- the nprl3 gene encoding GATOR complex protein NPRL3 isoform X3; translation: MPTMILFSVVFALRANADPSVIGSMHKLSRRIAIALQHEERRCQYLTREAKLMLAVQDEITNITETDESPQSPFRQILPKCKLARDLKEAYDSLCTTGVVRLHINDWLEVSFCLPHKIHRIGGNYIHPEALEQSLKAIRPYHALLLLDSEKALLNQLPLDCSPAVVRLIKTCSPVKNLQQLAQDADLALLQIFQIASHLVYWGKAIIIYPLCENNVYMLSPHADICLYSPLAQLFAEQYPNHDLPSVLAKFSLPYSLAEFRNPLEAPVHEAQLIQMVVWMLQRRLLIQLHTYVCLLVAPSEDEPGKEQEPPLVARVGGRSLSTPSALSFGSPTSSDDMTLTSPSMENSSAELLPGGESPMNKRMTETLLASLTEHERQVILSIPAAQNQEDLRLFARLLHYFRGHHHLEEIMYNENMRRSQLKTLFDKFRSVLVVTNHEDPIVSIFQSPTEATA
- the mpg gene encoding DNA-3-methyladenine glycosylase isoform X2 is translated as MFMKPGTIYVYSIYGMYLCMNVSSQGEGAAVLLRSLEPLQGQPVMRQLRAQARRKATARPLKEKELCNGPAKLCQALDIPRLFDRRDLARDPDVWLETESDDPGFAKTAEAGDRGVVVVVVVVVAASRVGIESHGEWAKKPLRFYLLGNQCVSVVDRAAERLALDGGHNE